The genomic DNA CCAGACCTTGCGCTTTTCACCCGCAGACTCCTTCCGCAGCAGATACGCCGGATGAAACGTCGGCATCACGGGGATTCCCCGATAGCGTTGCCAGCGCCCGCGGAGACGCGTGATTCCTGATTGGTTTCCGAGCAACCCTTCAACCGCGGTTGCTCCCAGCGCGACCATGACCGCGGGTTGAATGATCTCGATCTGTTCCTCGAGCCACGGCAGACAGGTGGCCATCTCCTCGGCGGTCGGCTTGCGATTTCCAGACGCCTGACTGGGGGTGTCCGGACGGCACTTGAGAATGTTGGCGATGAAGACGCGTTCCCGGCTGAGGTCCATGGCCTTGATCATTCGCGTCAACAATTCCCCGGCCGCCCCCACAAACGGCTCGCCCTGGCGGTCCTCCTCCGCACCGGGCGCCTCCCCCACGAACATCAGGCGCGCGTTCACATCGCCCACGCCCACCACCACCGAAGTTCGGGCGGCCGCCAGCTGGGCGCACCGGGTGCACGTTGCGGCCCTTTGCCGCAGATCGGTCATCGCCCTCTCGCGGCCGGCTGGATCCAGAGCTGGCGGCAACCCCCGTTGGACCCCCTCCCTGCCGGCCCCTCCCGGCAAGGCTCGCTGCCAGCGGGCACCCACCCCGGACGGAAGCGGACGGACCTCAGCCACTGGTGTCGTCCGGGAACCCGTTTGGACCTCCGAACCCACCACGCGACCTCGCGATCCAAGCGCAGCTTCCTGCCGAACGGTCCGGTCCCTGTTTCCTCCGGCCCGAAGCGCCGCCCCGGCTGGGCGGGGAGTCATCAAGGCTGCCAATGCCCCGGCGTTGACCGGGACAAACCGCTCCCCTCCCTCCTTCAGCGCCTCCAGATGCGCGATCACCGCATCGAGCAGCTCCCCGTAGGCCGTCACGCACCCATCGTGAAATCCCGGGATCCGCCTGTCCACGGACGATTCCCACCCGCCCCAATCACCCGCCTTCGAGTGCCCGAACGCAGTGCTCCAGCATGGCCTCCGGTTGAATGCCACCCAGGCAGGCGGCCACTTCCGCGCTCAAACACCCCTTCGGCTGCCCACCAATGCATGCGCATTCCACAATACACTGCCGATGCCGTGGGCCCGGGGGTGTCCATTCCAGACGACCGTCGTATTCGCGGTACACGGTCACCGTGGGCCGGCCGAGGGCGAATGCCAGGTGGGTCACTCCGGAATCCGCCCCCACATGCAATGCCGACTGTTCGAGCAACGCCGCCAGCCGGGCCAGGCTCAGCCTCTCCTGAATCACCCGCAGCGTCGCCCCGCCGACGGCCCCTTCGAGGCGCTTCAGCCGTCGTTGCTCCCGCTCCGATCCGTCTCCGGTGACCACCACGGGG from Verrucomicrobiia bacterium includes the following:
- a CDS encoding uracil-DNA glycosylase, with amino-acid sequence MTPRPAGAALRAGGNRDRTVRQEAALGSRGRVVGSEVQTGSRTTPVAEVRPLPSGVGARWQRALPGGAGREGVQRGLPPALDPAGRERAMTDLRQRAATCTRCAQLAAARTSVVVGVGDVNARLMFVGEAPGAEEDRQGEPFVGAAGELLTRMIKAMDLSRERVFIANILKCRPDTPSQASGNRKPTAEEMATCLPWLEEQIEIIQPAVMVALGATAVEGLLGNQSGITRLRGRWQRYRGIPVMPTFHPAYLLRKESAGEKRKVWEDMLAVMERLGLPISARQRGFFLPKPGGGSAQA